CGGCTTCTCCGACCCTTCGATCTCGACGGTGATCGGCATCGTCGACTGGACGGCACCGCCGTCGAGTTGGTCGATCTTTGTCAACTCCGCCGTCGCACGGATCTTCGCGCCCACCTTCACCGGCGTGATGAACCGAACCTTGTTGTAGCCGTAGTTGATCGCCATCGCGACGTTGCCGACGGTGTAGAGCTGATGGGAGAAGTGCGGCAGCAGCGACAGCGTCAACAGACCGTGCGCGATGGTCGCGCCGAAGGGACCGTCCTTGGCCC
The window above is part of the Mycolicibacterium rutilum genome. Proteins encoded here:
- a CDS encoding MaoC family dehydratase translates to MKKFSDLDEFIAAEGSRLGPTEWLEVTQERVNLFADATEDHQWIHVDPERAKDGPFGATIAHGLLTLSLLPHFSHQLYTVGNVAMAINYGYNKVRFITPVKVGAKIRATAELTKIDQLDGGAVQSTMPITVEIEGSEKPAAVAESIVRYLR